In one Halomarina ordinaria genomic region, the following are encoded:
- a CDS encoding universal stress protein has product MYDRILLSTDGTVASEEAEAHALDLAAAHDAVLHVLYVVDEDVVTAYSGDEYVDEAEGPEHGLEGHGEETLSELRGRASAVDVDVEIAMRHGRPAETIVRYADECDVDLLVLGTKRRPNEYRALLGSVTDRVLRLTTRPATVVKTEVGE; this is encoded by the coding sequence ATGTACGATCGAATCCTGCTTTCGACGGACGGCACCGTCGCGTCCGAAGAGGCTGAGGCTCACGCGCTCGACCTCGCAGCCGCTCACGATGCTGTCCTCCACGTCCTCTACGTCGTCGACGAGGACGTCGTGACTGCGTACAGCGGCGACGAGTACGTCGACGAAGCCGAAGGCCCCGAACACGGCCTCGAGGGACACGGCGAGGAGACGCTCTCGGAGCTCCGGGGCCGGGCATCGGCGGTCGATGTCGACGTCGAGATAGCGATGCGCCACGGTCGCCCGGCCGAGACCATCGTGCGGTACGCCGACGAGTGCGACGTGGACCTGCTCGTGCTCGGGACCAAACGGCGACCGAACGAGTATCGCGCCCTGCTCGGGAGCGTCACCGACCGCGTTCTCCGGTTGACGACCCGGCCGGCGACCGTCGTGAAAACCGAGGTCGGCGAGTAG